A region of the Cannabis sativa cultivar Pink pepper isolate KNU-18-1 chromosome 3, ASM2916894v1, whole genome shotgun sequence genome:
ggGACCAAAGTCTATCTTTTTATGTCCAATCCAGTGATCCACAcattctatataaatatatatttatttcttgacgttttatataaatatgtatatgcataaatatatagtatatagatatatatatatatatatataaatatggaacACTTATTACTcatgaatggttactaaacaaatttaactataaatattaattttaaaaatatcaaaccatcgaattttgatcaaataacgaataatgaaatcacaaatttgaatttttatgcttaatttaactacttaattaaaaaaaatatatcaaaaagtATCTCTtcttacactatatcaaaaatatgttcatacaaaaatatttaactcaaactcaacttttttttttttatttatttttcttgctaatatTTAGTATGTAATAGCATATATAATAGTATAGATGGATGAagaacaagaaaataaaagtgaaatAAGAACTTGCATTGctcaaaataaatattacaagtgAATTAAAGATACAAAATAGCATCACTTTGCATATAGAATCATCCCTAACCTTCCAAGGAAGATTAGGCCATTATGCTCATCATTCccataaaaattctaaaaagaAATATGAGAATAAAAATGAGAGGAATTTTTGATATAGTTTATCTccactaaaaattacactacaAACTACACTCCAAAATAATAGAAGTGagctcctatttatagagtCTTAAAATAGACTAAAATGCAAAATACTACTAATTTTGGGttacaaaagaaataataataataaaatctgatagtttttgaagttaacattgatttatatattattattggatATGTCTATGGTAAGTACTTTACTTTTGTCCCTATAGTAAGTACATTTTTAGAGCCATAGATATTTAATCTAAGGGTCATAAATTGATGAGTGCATATAAATAAGTAATACTTACAATGTATTAGATTattcttaaaattatttttttaataatatttttaaattaaataataattatttaaataaaaaattaatttttttttaatctcctccaattaattaatcatattatCAGTTTGGTGCATGCAAAATTTGTAAGCACATGTTGGTGAAACCATGGCCATTCAAGACAGTTACATTAGAATTAACTTCATCACTATATATAACCATAAGACTCATCATCTTGATCAGTCTATTAATACTTGAGTCGCCCATATACAGCCTAAACCCTTTTTGTAATTACTTCTGATGGAGAAGTGACGCTCAAAatctattataattatttttttcttttttattatttatttatttattattttatttttttttaaaaaaaaatgctagCTTCATTCTTCTACATAGAAATTTATTATACTAtcgtaataattttttttatttgcatTCATACATTTACTGAGatttccattttttttcttactatTTGAATGGAAAATGTAAAGTTTGTGAAGAGTGCTTCACAGTCTGCAGCTTCATGGACATCATCCAGCTCCAGTTCTAGCGGCAGAGAGGAAGAGTGCTTCCCCATGGCCTTCTTCTACTCCTTTCTCTTCAGGTTACCAAGGAAAAGCTCCATCATTGGTGTTTTGGCTGTGGCTGGTTTAAAACTAGAAGGAAGAGTGGGAATGAAATTATAGTCTATTGTGTTGTGGCTGTGGGTGGTTggaattaaattataaattagttttttaaaagataaaaaaaaaaaattattggttatcagataaaattttttaattgggtgttaatcttttttagttgggtgccaatttttttttttttttttacatatacaTCTTATGCAATTTTGACTTTTAAAAGTCATGTAAATCAATGGCTAAAAAGATATATGCATAGTATAGGAACAAAACCATAGTCACCATAGaattattctattattattattattattattatttttgttgttgttgttgttgttgttgttgttgttgttgtcgtCGTCGTCTTTGTTGTTAATTGATAAATCTTtgagggctcgtttggaacgccgtattaggtcgtattgtattgtattgtattatattgaattgtattttatgcaatatttttatgtaaaactatatgtggtattaacttttatggacacctaaatatataatattttagtataacttaaagtttaacatagtattatataaaaatataatgtataatccaattcaatataatacaatataatacaatacgatCTAATACGACATTCCAAATGAGCcctgaaatatttaattttgtgatTGATGTTTCAATGCTGGTGGAGTATGGGCTTTCGCGTGGAAGGCATAGAGGAGCAGCTACATGGCAAGCCCACATGGGCTGAAGAGAAAGGAGAGAATGGAGGAACCAATCCCATGGCGCCATGTGGCGCACGGTTGGAGAAGAAACAAGCACCACATGGGTGCTGACGGGGCGACTGGGAGAGTTTGAGCGGTGTCATTTGGCGCTGATGTGGCACCGTGGGACCCGCATTGTTGGGCTGATGGAAGAGAAGGCAGCCCTAATTGGGCTCTTCTATTGGgcccttttctttttcttcttttgtaaATGGGCTTCTTCTTTTTACTTACTttattctctttctttcttttcaattttgccACTTGCTTTCTcatcttttttccttttccttcAATAACAACACTTTAATtcctacaaaataataaattatattcgaataaaatattttcaatataaaaacatatttcattaatttcatgaaaatattaatttaaacttaatttattttaaactttaagaCCAATAATTGTGCATTTTTCACCATCAATCAGAACTcccaactagcttattgctagctagtccctagcaattcaagcggaaaaagaaaagaattatcGAGTTGAATAAACAAGTCAAACCAAGCAAAACCATCCAagcattttcaaaatattagtaGAGAGTCAAAAATTGTTATCAAAGTTATTTCAGTTGTAACTCCAGAGTTGTGTGTGTGCACCAAACTTTATCCATTTTTTTTAAGTCATAACACAAATAGTatcgaaaaatctcaaaagtgtAAAGGTCTCAACTCCAATTTTCTCACGGGTATTGAAAGTATTTATATTGGAAGGGTGACACTATTTGGAGTTGGAAATGTAACAATTAAagcacaaatgaaagaagataaACTTTTTAGGACAAGCAATTTGAACAAATATTGATCACAAAATAGACACATCAAACTAATAGAATTCAAATGACAAACAACCTTTAGGATTTACATGAAACACTCACAAAATAAAGAGCCAACTAACtaactattaaataaaaaaatataataacaattttttttagagaGACATGTGatgtttctctttttttttttttaattaaaaataaactaatatgaaattttttttttagatttggaAAGAATggaggaaaatagaaataaaatgatGTTActcttgtttattttttcttttttttttctcaaaatgaaaattaaataaaatgatgttgctcttgttctttttttcattatattttttttatgatatttttttcattttttttttatgatttttttttatttacttttgtttgtttctttttgtttctttttttttttaaccagagaacatataaaaataaaaatacaaagaaaTTCAATAAGGTTACAAAGAAATAAATACAAAGGCtcttttaacaaaaaattaatccCTCTAGTAAATGTCATGTTTGAAATTTCGAAAGTTTGATTTTTGCCAACTCAAATGGTCAATAAAAGTTCAAAATGTTATTTTCTCAACTCTCACAACTCaccaaaaatgaaaaactttACACTAAAAAATTTTCTCAACTATACGTGTTAATAACAACTATTTTACCACATGTTTGGGAAGTGTAACAAATGACACTGAAAATTACAACGTGATAACAAAACATAGCAAATATTGACTTAAACTGTAATTTTTTACAATCATGTTcagataattttgaaaaaaatttgacttaaaaattcaacaagACAATTACAATTCTCCAAATGAACGCTCACCAGAGCTCACCACCCCCCAACTCAAAATTagacagtgtcctcaatgtcacaaaaaatatgaaataaaaaagataaggaAAAGAGTACACCTGATTGACGATAATATGCACAGGGTGAGAGTGGAGATAACCTGATAACAGTAACCCAAAACAAACatagaaaatacaaaaatacaaaaacagaaaagataaaataaaataacatgaacaaACTAACTAAAAAACATAAGAACTTGATCAGTCATTGGTAGACAGAAGTGATCTCCTCGGGTAAGTCTACCAACTACATGTTTGTACTATCCAGTATTAAAAATGAACTTTCTTTTATCATTCGTCTCAAAAATAGATGCATTGGTGACATTTTTCAGGATAAGGAAAATATTCATTCTCAATGTCATGAAGGAAATGGTATGCTTGGTCACTTgagaaaattttacaaatttcCTCCACAACTGTGTCTATCACATCAGTATGATAACACTTGTTTTCATTTGGAATGGTTGGAAGAATTTCAGGATGAGAAATATTTGTTGGAATttgttttactaggatctagatttttttttttttgatgaaaagcgAAGAAATATATTAATTCGTCGAAAAGTTAGACCTCGCGGTCATTACATAAAAGGTTCTCCGGAATAGAGGAAACCGGAATAACACCAAATTTCTTGTGGGTGAATGCCCACCTGGCCACATTATGGGCCGCAAAGTTACAGGTTCTACTaacataagaaaaattacaactagaaaataaaggagaagaTCTATTTCAAAAAGAGATGTAGTTCACAAGCACCCAATGAGGACACTTCCCATTAAGAGCATTGATAACCACACTCGAGTCATTCTCCACAATAACAAAATTCGCCTTGAGATCCAGTGCCGTTTCAATTGCCAAGCAGCAGGCCGCCGCTTCTCCACACAGAGCATCAGCGAATCCTAGCCTGGCCGTAGTAATCCGCAGCACCCTGCCAAGGTAATCCCTGGCCACAACTGCTGAGCACATGCTATCCAGCCCCACTTTGACATCACAGTTAAGTTTGATCCAATCAAGAGGAGGGGGCTTCCAGTCCTGTGGTAGGTAGGGACTAGGAGGAGGGAAAATGGTAGCATGCAAATCTGCATAAGAGTTACAAATAGAGTCAATACATCTTTTAACATCAACAGGACTATTATTGTGTACCTTATCATTACGGGTCCTCCAGATGGTGTCAACAATAATCGAAGCATAAAGGAAAACATCATCCACGTATACTCCCTTGTGCTTAAGGTCCCAAATAAATTTTACCCAATCCCAAGGTCGGATGCCTGTATTACAAACCGGATAAATGCCCCAAGGAGAAGATTTCCATAAGTGGAAAGCCACCTCACAAGTGAGGAACAAGTGTTCAAAAGTTTCCTCCCCTCTCCCGCAAAGAGGGCAGTTAGTATCCTCAATGGGGAATCTTCTATGAATCACAACCCTAAGAGGAAGAGCCTTGGATAAAATACACCACCAAAGCATCTTATGTCTTTCAAGAATTTTACTATTCCAGAGTTTATTCCATAGAGAAGGAGCAACCTCACACGGAGGAGCTCTCTCCAAGGCTTGTGCTAGGTAGGCAGACTTACATGAGAACTGGCCACTCCGTTCCAGTGTCCACACCCACCTATCCATACCTTGACCAGGGGGATGACCCCCTTTTAAAATAGCGGTAACCGTTTCGCGATCAAAGAGAGCATTAAGCTTATGAATGTCCCACATTCCGTTAGGAAGTAAGAGCTCGGCCACCTTAGCATCCTCGTTACCAAAGGAACCTACAGGTTTCGGAAGAAAATCTTTACCGTGAGGTATCCAGGGGTCCTTCCATATACGCGTATCTTGACCATCAGCAATCAGTCTACAGGCACCCTTTCGTAAAATAACATTAGCTTGGACCACATTTTTCCAAAACCAAGAATCTGAGCTCTTGAATTTATGATTAAGGAACTCCTTCCCTTTAAGATATTTAGCCTCAAGTATACGACAGCAAAGAGAGTTGCACCCATTCAACAAGTTCCAACTCCATTTGGCTAGAAATGCCAGATTCATCTCTCTCGTCTTCCTGAATCCAAGGCCACCATGGGATTTCGGGAGACAAAGCTTGTCCCAAGCTCTTAAGTGCATACCATGGTTAGCTTTATCAAACCCCCACCAGAAATCCCTAACCAGCCCATCAATTTTAGTAACTAGCCGGTTAGATAATTTGGTGGTTTGCATAGCATACATCGGCATTGAAAGGCCCACTGATTTGATCAGGGTAGCACTCCCAGCCTTAGATAGGGTTTTCGCCTTCCACCCTTGTAACTTAGAAGTGAGgttctcaataatgaaattaaagtcAACATCCTTTTGCCTCGATCGAAACAACGGGAGAcccaaatattttatatagcctACTGGAGAACCAATACCATACTTTTCCTTAATCCCACGTTTCATACTCTGGGGGGTGTTTTTGCTGAAGAATATTGTTGTTTTAAGCCTATTAACTTGTTGACCCGACCAATCACAAAATTGTTCAAGGCATTTCCAAACACCTTCGGCCTCCCTCACATTAGCTCTCCCCACAAGGATTAAGTCATCCGCAAAAAAGATGTGAGAAAGGACCGGGCCGCCCCTGCTAAGCCTTATACCAGGAATCTCTCCCTTGGCCAGCGCATTCCCAAGCAGCCTAGAGAGAACCTCGGCCGCCCAAATAAAGAGATAGGGGGAGAGAGGATCTCCTTGACGAAGCCCATAGGAGGGCTTAATCAACCCAACCTTGCCTCCATTCAGACAGATGTTGAGCGTAGTGGTGGACAAGCACTGAGAGATTCATCGACAAAACTACTGAGGGATCCCATGACAAGAGAGGACATGATCAATAAATTTCCAACCCAGCCGATCATACGCTTAGACAAGATCAATCTTTATAGCAAACATACCTTCCTTCCCCTTCTTCCTTTTGAACGAGTGGATTATCTCTTGCACAATAACATTGTTGTCCTGAATATTCCTACCAGGCACAAAGGCAGCTTGTGTAGGGCATATGATTGCATGTAGAATAGGTTTAATCCTGTTTGCAATGATCTTAGATATGACTTTATAAAGCACATTGCAAAGGGAGATGGGTCGGAAGTGACTAGGTCTAGTTTGATTTGGGACTTTAGGGATAAGAACTATATTCGTAGTGTTGATACCCATATGCATGTTACCAGTAGCAAAAAATCAGACACAACATTACAAAAGTCATCCCCGACCGTATTCCAATAATGTTAAAAGAAGAGCACAGACATCCCGTCAGGGCCAGGGGCTTTATGGTTTCCCATGTCAAACAGAGTACTCTTAATTTCCTCTGGGGTGGGGCATTTTACTAGTGCCTCTTTTTCCTCCTCCAGAATCCGCTCTTGAAAAAGCTGAGAACAGTTGAGTACCTGACCATTATCGGATCCATTAAATATTCTGGAGAAGAAGTTCATAAACTCAAGCCCAATTGATTCCCTGTTTGAAATCCATACCCCATCTTTGTGCAAAATGCCTTCAATAGCATTCCTCCTATGACGGATGGTAGCGGAGAGAAAAAAGAACTTCGAGCACTTGTCGCCCTCCTTAATCCATGAAATCCTGGCCCTTTGCTTCCAGTACATGTCTTTCCTTTCAAGGGCTTCATTAAGAGAGTGGCGGATCGAGCATTTAGAATTCCAATCACGGGAGCCCGCAGGTAAACTCTGTATCCAGTTAAGCCTTTTTTTAAGATCATTAATGACCGTGTCCAGTTTACCATATTGAGATCTATTCCAATGCAAAAGAGCAGCCCTAGTAGCACCCACCCTCTTAAAAGCACGGGCAGGGGCCCAAGAGTGGACGATCGAGTTCCAGGCCTGGTCAACCACCAAGCTACTTCGCTCATCTCTCGTCCACCCCTCTTCAAACTTGAAATCTCTTTTAACCTTTCCTTCCATTCCATTAGTAAGAAGGCATAGCGGTCTGTGGTCGGAGTTTCAAGTTTGCGAAGAACAAAGGACGGCTTTGGGGAAAAGATTGAGCCAGGCACCATTAACAACACCTTTATCTAGAGCGGATTTAACATGGTTTCGACCAGCCCTGTGATTATCCCACGTCATCTGATCCCCCTGAATATTCAGGTTAATCAGACCGCGTGAATCAACGAGGTTGGAAATGAACGGAATGAATTGGTCCGTCCCAGAGGAGTCTTGACGTTC
Encoded here:
- the LOC133036241 gene encoding uncharacterized protein LOC133036241, producing the protein MHMGINTTNIVLIPKVPNQTRPSHFRPISLCNVLYKVISKIIANRIKPILHAIICPTQAAFVPGRNIQDNNVIVQEIIHSFKRKKGKEGKVGLIKPSYGLRQGDPLSPYLFIWAAEVLSRLLGNALAKGEIPGIRLSRGGPVLSHIFFADDLILVGRANVREAEGVWKCLEQFCDWSGQQVNRLKTTIFFSKNTPQSMKRGIKEKYGIGSPVGYIKYLGLPLFRSRQKDVDFNFIIENLTSKLQGWKAKTLSKAGSATLIKSVGLSMPMYAMQTTKLSNRLVTKIDGLVRDFWWGFDKANHGMHLRAWDKLCLPKSHGGLGFRKTREMNLAFLAKWSWNLLNGCNSLCCRILEAKYLKGKEFLNHKFKSSDSWFWKNVVQANVILRKGACRLIADGQDTRIWKDPWIPHGKDFLPKPVGSFGNEDAKVAELLLPNGMWDIHKLNALFDRETVTAILKGGHPPGQGMDRWVWTLERSGQFSCKSAYLAQALERAPPCEVAPSLWNKLWNSKILERHKMLWWCILSKALPLRVVIHRRFPIEDTNCPLCGRGEETFEHLFLTCEVAFHLWKSSPWGIYPVCNTGIRPWDWVKFIWDLKHKGVYVDDVFLYASIIVDTIWRTRNDKVHNNSPVDVKRCIDSICNSYADLHATIFPPPSPYLPQDWKPPPLDWIKLNCDVKVGLDSMCSAVVARDYLGRVLRITTARLGFADALCGEAAACCLAIETALDLKANFVIVENDSSVVINALNGKCPHWVLVNYISF